One genomic window of Saccopteryx bilineata isolate mSacBil1 chromosome 4, mSacBil1_pri_phased_curated, whole genome shotgun sequence includes the following:
- the UBAP1L gene encoding ubiquitin-associated protein 1-like isoform X2, translating into MNALDDVPFKVPNGFVIGTELLPGPELSVPACRELLLGSMHDFSLERRTLFWVEAVVWGPCQFQCDDAVGIASAPPAWHLLVSPECGLVPMPPAAKGPEAEPQEQPEEEEEEEDEKGEEEEQEEEASLAVEEKLGPCSPQPSAPGSPSPGHHRCSLDVLRGVRSELASARQRLSEGRMAARPRVLLQRIRHRALSFCPSPEPPQAPTSRLPSVPVPPPRPSTAGAMPPLRSHKPTVASLSPYTCLPPLGQEPRPLITHRAHPDSADLLSALSQEEQDLIGPVVALGYPLHRAIVALQATGRQSLSQFLSYLSACDRLLRQGYEEGLVEEAMEMFQFSESQAGEFLRLWEQFSDMGFQQDRIKEVLLVHGNRREQALEELVACAQ; encoded by the exons ATGAATGCCCTCGATGATGTCCCTTTCAAGGTGCCCAATGGCTTTGTGATAGGCACAGAGCTTCTTCCAGGGCCAGAACTCAGTGTCCCAGCCTGCAGGGAGCTTCTGCTTGGTTCTATG CATGACTTCAGCCTGGAGAGGAGGACTCTCTTCTGGGTGGAGGCTGTGGTCTGGGGACCCTGCCAATTCCAATGCGACGACGCCGTTGGGATAGCATCAGCCCCTCCGGCCTGGCATTTGCTGGTCAGCCCGGAATGCGGGCTGGTGCCTATGCCACCTGCAgccaaaggccctgaggctgaaCCCCAGGAGCAgcccgaggaggaggaggaggaagaagacgagaagggggaagaagaagagcaAGAGGAAGAAGCCTCCCTTGCGGTGGAGGAGAAGCTGGGTCCTTGCAGCCCCCAGCCCAGCGCTCCTGggagccccagccctggccatcACCGGTGCTCGCTGGATGTGCTGCGCGGTGTGAGGTCGGAGCTGGCGAGTGCCCGGCAGAGGCTCTCTGAGGGCAGGATGGCCGCCAGGCCCCGCGTCCTCCTGCAGCGCATCCGCCACCGGGCGCTGAGCTTCTGCCCCAGCCCCGAGCCGCCCCAGGCTCCCACGTCCCGACTCCCCAGTGTACCTGTGCCACCCCCGCGGCCCTCCACCGCCGGTGCCATGCCCCCACTGCGGAGCCACAAGCCCACGGTTGCG TCCCTCAGCCCATACACCTGCCTGCCACCTCTTGGGCAGGAGCCCCGACCTCTCATCACCCACAGAGCACACCCTGATTCTGCTGACCTACTGTCCGCCCTTAGCCAGGAGGAGCAAGACCTCATTGGGCCAGTGGTTGCCCTGGGGTATCCCCTGCATAGGGCCATCGTGGCTCTGCAGGCGACAGGGCGGCAGAGCCTGAGCCAG TTTCTCAGCTACCTTAGCGCCTGTGACCGGCTGCTGCGGCAGGGCTATGAGGAGGGCCTagtggaggaggccatggagatgTTCCAGTTCTCTGAGAGCCAG gCAGGGGAGTTCCTGCGCCTCTGGGAACAGTTCAGTGACATGGGCTTCCAGCAGGACCGGATCAAGGAAGTGCTGCTGGTCCATGGCAACCGTCGCGAGCAAGCCCTGGAAGAGCTGGTGGCCTGTGCCCAGTGA
- the UBAP1L gene encoding ubiquitin-associated protein 1-like isoform X1, with amino-acid sequence MNALDDVPFKVPNGFVIGTELLPGPELSVPACRELLLGSMQHDFSLERRTLFWVEAVVWGPCQFQCDDAVGIASAPPAWHLLVSPECGLVPMPPAAKGPEAEPQEQPEEEEEEEDEKGEEEEQEEEASLAVEEKLGPCSPQPSAPGSPSPGHHRCSLDVLRGVRSELASARQRLSEGRMAARPRVLLQRIRHRALSFCPSPEPPQAPTSRLPSVPVPPPRPSTAGAMPPLRSHKPTVASLSPYTCLPPLGQEPRPLITHRAHPDSADLLSALSQEEQDLIGPVVALGYPLHRAIVALQATGRQSLSQFLSYLSACDRLLRQGYEEGLVEEAMEMFQFSESQAGEFLRLWEQFSDMGFQQDRIKEVLLVHGNRREQALEELVACAQ; translated from the exons ATGAATGCCCTCGATGATGTCCCTTTCAAGGTGCCCAATGGCTTTGTGATAGGCACAGAGCTTCTTCCAGGGCCAGAACTCAGTGTCCCAGCCTGCAGGGAGCTTCTGCTTGGTTCTATG CAGCATGACTTCAGCCTGGAGAGGAGGACTCTCTTCTGGGTGGAGGCTGTGGTCTGGGGACCCTGCCAATTCCAATGCGACGACGCCGTTGGGATAGCATCAGCCCCTCCGGCCTGGCATTTGCTGGTCAGCCCGGAATGCGGGCTGGTGCCTATGCCACCTGCAgccaaaggccctgaggctgaaCCCCAGGAGCAgcccgaggaggaggaggaggaagaagacgagaagggggaagaagaagagcaAGAGGAAGAAGCCTCCCTTGCGGTGGAGGAGAAGCTGGGTCCTTGCAGCCCCCAGCCCAGCGCTCCTGggagccccagccctggccatcACCGGTGCTCGCTGGATGTGCTGCGCGGTGTGAGGTCGGAGCTGGCGAGTGCCCGGCAGAGGCTCTCTGAGGGCAGGATGGCCGCCAGGCCCCGCGTCCTCCTGCAGCGCATCCGCCACCGGGCGCTGAGCTTCTGCCCCAGCCCCGAGCCGCCCCAGGCTCCCACGTCCCGACTCCCCAGTGTACCTGTGCCACCCCCGCGGCCCTCCACCGCCGGTGCCATGCCCCCACTGCGGAGCCACAAGCCCACGGTTGCG TCCCTCAGCCCATACACCTGCCTGCCACCTCTTGGGCAGGAGCCCCGACCTCTCATCACCCACAGAGCACACCCTGATTCTGCTGACCTACTGTCCGCCCTTAGCCAGGAGGAGCAAGACCTCATTGGGCCAGTGGTTGCCCTGGGGTATCCCCTGCATAGGGCCATCGTGGCTCTGCAGGCGACAGGGCGGCAGAGCCTGAGCCAG TTTCTCAGCTACCTTAGCGCCTGTGACCGGCTGCTGCGGCAGGGCTATGAGGAGGGCCTagtggaggaggccatggagatgTTCCAGTTCTCTGAGAGCCAG gCAGGGGAGTTCCTGCGCCTCTGGGAACAGTTCAGTGACATGGGCTTCCAGCAGGACCGGATCAAGGAAGTGCTGCTGGTCCATGGCAACCGTCGCGAGCAAGCCCTGGAAGAGCTGGTGGCCTGTGCCCAGTGA